A stretch of Suncus etruscus isolate mSunEtr1 chromosome 9, mSunEtr1.pri.cur, whole genome shotgun sequence DNA encodes these proteins:
- the PI3 gene encoding elafin, translating into MTTSSFSVLVVLLILGTVAIQAAVTGVKNRIPVKNPVVKGQYPAQDQDMVKGQDMVKGQDPVKGQDPIKGQKPGSCPMVMIRCAMYNPPNRCERDSECSGAKKCCEGSCGKVCMDPK; encoded by the exons ATGACGACCAGCAGCTTCtctgtcctggtggtgctccttaTCCTGGGCACAGTGGCCATCCAGGCTGCTGTCACAGGAG TCAAAAATCGTATTCCAGTGAAAAACCCTGTAGTCAAAGGACAATATCCAGCCCAGGATCAAGATATGGTCAAAGGTCAAGATATGGTCAAAGGTCAAGATCCAGTCAAAGGTCAAGATCCCATCAAAGGGCAGAAGCCTGGTTCCTGCCCAATGGTTATGATTCGGTGCGCCATGTACAACCCACCAAATCGCTGCGAGAGGGATTCTGAGTGTTCAGGAGCCAAGAAATGCTGCGAGGGTTCTTGTGGGAAAGTCTGTATGGATCCAAAGTGA